Genomic segment of Umezawaea sp. Da 62-37:
TGCTGAACTGGCGCGCCACAACGACCTCCCGTGCCACAGCTACCGAACGGTAACTTGTCGCGACTATGCCACGGTCCGGTCGCCGCTCCGGGTGAGCTTCACCATCGGGATCGAGCAAGACATCGATTCACCCGTCGAATCCGCGCTCCGCCAGTTCCTCCACGCGCCGCAGCGCCTCGTCGGCGTCCTTGCCGCTCGCGACCACCTCGATGTGCGCGCCGCCGCGAGCGCCGAGGGCCATCAGCGCGAGCACGCTCGTCGCGTCGGCCTCCTCGCCGCCGAACCGCACCACGACGTCCGCGTCCAGCCCCGCGACCGTGCGCGCCAGCAGCGCGGACGGCCTGGCGTGCAGCCCGACCTCGTTGGTCAGCACCACGTCCAGCCGCGAGGCGTTCGTCACCAGCCGCAGCGACGGCCGGGCGGGCGGGTTCGGCGCGCCGGGCGCGGCACCCCCGGCCGCCCTGGCGACGACCGCCAGGCCCGCGCCGCCCTGCGCGGACACCGCGGCGGCGACCGCGCCCTCCACGAGCGGCGCGTCGACGACGACCACCTGGCCCTCCTCGGCGTCCTCGGCCACCATGTCGGCGACCATCCTGGCGCTGCCGAGGTCGTAGAGCACGACCACGCCCGCGCCGGAATCCGCCTCGACGGCAGCGCCGGCGACGATGGCGTAGTCGGTGCCCAGACCGCCGTCGCCGTCACCGCCCGCGGCGATCACCGCGACGTCCGGCGCCATCTGGGCCGCCAGCTCGGCGACGCCCTCGGCCAGCCGCTTGCTGTGCGAGACGAGCACCAGACCGACCCGCGTGGTCACCGGGCCCCGCTCGCCACGTCCGCGAACGTGCGGAGCAGCAGCGCCGTCGAGCGCGCGCCCGGATCCATGTGCCCGATGCTGCGCTCGCCCAGGTAGGACGCGCGGCCCTTGCGGGCCAGCACGAGCACCGTGGAGTCCGCGCCCTCGGCCGCCGCGTCGGCGGCCACCCTCAGCAGCACGGGCACGTCCTCGCCGCGCTCAGCGGCCTCCTCGGCGGCCTGCACGGCGGGCAGCAGCGCGTCCACCATCGTCTTGTCGCCGCGTTCGGCCTTGCCGCGGGCGATCACGCCGTCCAGCGCCGCCCGCAGCGCCTTCGCCACGAGGCCCGCGTCCAGTTCGGAGGCGTCCTTCACCGCCGTCGCCGCGCGCAGGAACGCCGTGCCGTACAGCGGCCCGGCGGCCCCGCCGACCTTGGAGATCAACGTGGTCGCCACCAGCTTCAACACCCCGCCCGGCGAGTCCGGGGCGTCCCGCTCCAGCGCGGCCACGAGCGCGCCGAACCCGCGGTTCATGTTCTCCCCGTGGTCGCCGTCGCCGATCTCCCGGTCGAGCGTGCTCAGCTCGACCCTGTGCTCCTCCAGCATCTGGCTCGCCGCCCGCATGACGACGGCCACCCCGTGCGCCGAACAGGCCACCACGGTCAGACCCCCCAGCGCAGGGCGGCGGTGTGCACCGGCGCGTCCCACAGGTCGACCAGCTCGTCGTCCAGCCGCAGCAGGGTCAGGCTCATGCCCTGCATCTCCAGACTGGTGACGAAGGGCCCGACCAGCCGCCGTTCCACCACGATCCCCCGTTCCGCCAGCAACCGCTCCGCGATGCCGTGCGCCAAGTACAGCTCGATCAGCGGAGTCCCGCCCATCGAGTTCGTGAACAGCAGCACCCGGTCGCCCTCGGCGAAGGGCAGGTCCTCGAGGATCGGGTCCAGCAGGCTCTTGACCATCTCGTCGGCCGTCCCCAGCGGCACCCGGCGCCTGCCGGGCTCGCCGTGGATGCCGATGCCGAGTTCGATCTCGTCGTCGGCGAGGGTGAAGCCGGGCACGCCCGCGTGCGGCACGATGCCCGAGGCCAGCGCGAGCCCCATCGACCGGACCTGGCCGATCACCTTGCGCGCCAGCGCTTCGCAGCCGTCGAGGTCGACCCCGCGTTCGGCCGCCGCGCCGACGACCTTCTCCAGCAGCAGCGTCCCGCCGACCCCGCGCCTGCCCGCCGTGTACAGCGAGTCCGTCACGGCCACGTCGTCGTCGATCACGACGGTGCGCACCTCGATGTCGTCCGCCTCGGCCAGTTCGGCCGCGGTCTCGAAGTTGAGCACGTCACCGGTGTAGTTCTTCACGATCAGCAGGGCGCCGACACCGCCGTCGGTCATCGCGAGCGCGGCCTGGACCTGGTCGGGGGTGGGCGAGGTGAACACGTGGCCGGGACAGGCCGCGTCGAGCATGCCCTTGCCGACGAAACCGCCGTGCATGGGTTCGTGGCCCGCGCCGCCGCCGGAGATGACGGCGACCTTCCGGGAGACCGGGGCGTCCGCCCGCACGACCACGGCCGGGTCGAGCTGGACCCTGATCAGGTCGGGGTGCGCCGAGGCCATTCCGCGCAGGGACTCCTCGACCACAGTGGACGGATCGTTGATGATCTTCTTCATCGTGCCCTCCGATCGTCGCTGACCGAATGCCATTAGTACCCCACGCAGGCGTTCGGTGTAACGGTCGAAGTACCTCGGGTCGGCGGAACGAGCAGATCAGCGGGCGTGGCGGAGGTGATCGGGGCCGGGTGCGCCCCGATCACCGAACCGCGTCAGCGGCCGTAGAGCAGGCGGGCCAGGCGGACCACGTGGCGGACGGTGCGGGAGCCGCGGTCGTAGGTCATCGGGTTGAGCATCGCCCGGAAGCGCAGCCGGGTGACGGCCTGGGGCGTGGCGAACTCGCGCAGGCCGTCGTCGCCGTGGATGCGGCCGAAACCGGAGTCGCCGATCCCGCCGAACGGGAGGCCGGGCATGGCGGCGAAGGCCAGGACGGCGTTGACCGAGACCATGCCGCAGCGCATCTTGCGGGCCAGCTCCTCGCCGCGGGCGCGGGAGAAGACGGAGCCGCCCAAGCCGTAGCGCAGCGCGTTGGCGAGGCGGACGCCCTCGTCGGCGTCGGGCACCCTGGTGATCACCAGGGTCGGGCCGAAGGTCTCCTCGGTGACCGCGAGCGAGTCCTCCGGCACGTCGACGAGCACGATCGGCTCGACGTAGGGCGGGCGGATCGAGTCGAGGCCGCCGACGACGGCGCGGCCGCCGCGGTCGAGCGCGTCCTGCACGTGGGCCTGGATGATCTCCACCTGGCGGGGCATGGTGATCGGGCCGAACGTGGCGTTGGGCTCACCGCCGGGCCGCAGCTTGGACGCCTGCCTGGTGACCAGTTCGATGAACTCGTCGGCCACCGCCTCGGCGACGTAGACCCGTTCGACGCCCGCGCAGCTCTGGCCCGCGTTGAAGATCCCGCCCCACACGGCCGCCGAGGCCGCCGCCTTCACGTCGGCGTCGTCCGCGACGATCAGGGCGTCCTTGCCGCCGCACTCCACCAGCACGGGGGTCAGCGTCCCGGCGCAGGCCGCCATGACCCGCTTGCCGGTCGGGGTCGAGCCGGTGAACGCGACCTTGTCCACACCCGCCTGGCACAGCGCGGCGCCGGTCTCGCCGAAGCCCGTCACGACCTGGAACACCGAGGCGTGCTCCGGGGCGGCCTCGACGAACGTCCTGGCGAGGAACTCGCCGACGCCGGGGGTGTACTCGCTGGGCTTGAACACCACGGCGTTGCCCGCGGCGAGCGCGTAGGAGATCGAACCCATGGGCGTGAACGCCGGGTAGTTCCACGGGCCGATCACGCCGATCACGCCGAGCGGCTTGTACTCCAGGCTGGCGGCGTGGTTGTACATCAGCATGCCCGGCGACACCCGGCGCTTGCCGAGCACGCGGCTCGCGTTGCGGGTGGCCCAGTGCATGTGCTCGACGACGAGGGTCACCTCGGTGCGCGCGTCGTCGGCGGACTTGCCGGTCTCGCTGCTGATCAGCGCCTGGAACTCGTCGAGCCTGCGGACCAGGAGCTTGCGCCAGGCGTCGAGCCGGGTGCGGCGGCCGTCGAAGCCGAGCTCGGCCCACGTGACGGCGGCGGAGCGGGCGCCCAGCACCGCGGCGCTGACGTCCGCGGCGGTGTGCACCGGGTGGTGGCCGACGACCTCACCCGTACGGGGGTCCAGTGAGGCGAACCGGGACTCAGCGTCCACGACGGCGGACTCGGCCGAGTCGGACCCCGCTGGGGCGGTTTGCGTCATGAGCCCTCCAAGGTGTGCGGTGCGGCAGGTTACCCAAGAGTAGGGGAATTCGCCGCTTCCGTGAGCCCCGGTCAGGGCCTCGGGATCTTGGGGAGCAGCGCCTTGGCGAAGGCCTGCGCCTTCGCGCACCGGTCGAACTCCGACTTCTTGGGCCCCGCCGACTTCACCTCGACGACCTCGCCGTCGTTGTCGTCGCCCCTGAGCTGGACCCACCTGACCGTGCACGACGGGTAGGAGGTGGCGGTCTCGATCTGGTAGGCCTTCACCCCGCCCAGGTCCACGTCGGTCTGCTTCGGGTCGAACTTGTCGTCCTTGGGCACGTAGCCGCCGCGGAAGTCCAGGCTGACCTCGGAGTCCGAGCCGACCCACGAGCAGTTGTGCAGGCCGTAGGGATAGGTGCGGGGCGATCCCTTGGCCGCGTCGGCGACGGCGGCGTCCGAGGGCAGTTCGCACGGGTCCAGCGTGATCAGGGACCCCTTCGCGGCGGACCGCGCGGCGGACTTGCCCTTCGCGAGCCCCACCGCGGCCTCGGCGATCTTGCGGCCGGGCGCGCACCCGTCGCCGTCCTTGTAGCCGACCTGCACGGTGATGCCGATGCCCGGATCCGCCTGGGTGATCACCGTGACGAAGCAGGCGCTCCCCTCCAGGACCTGCTCGAAGCTGTTCAGCCCGGCGAGCTTCTTGTCGGCCTTCTCGACCTCGCTGGTCAACGTCTGGCCGACCTCGATGGTGATCGAGAGGTCTTTGCCCGCCTTGTCCTTCATGAAGTTGGAGCAGCGCGTGAAACCGCCGGGCACCTCCTCGTCGGGCGTGCCGAGCCCCTTGAGCGTGTCGGCGTCCAGCAGCTTGCACGGGTCGACGAGCCGGAGCTTGTCCACGGCGAACGCCGGGTCGACCGGCTTCCCGGTCCCGGTGGAGCCCGATCCCGGATCGGTGGACGGGTCGGTCATCCCCTTCGCGGCCTGGACGGTGCTGCGCGGGAACGGCGGCTTCTTCGCCAGCGCTTCCGACCCGCACCCGGCGAGCAGGGTGAGCGCGCAGAGGGCGGCGGCGACCGCGGGAACGCGGCGGGCGAGACGGGGCACGAGGTGCACGTTAGCGAGCCGTCCGGCCGAACACCGAGCGAACACGGCAGTTGGTGCCCACCGCGCACGCTCAGCGTGGCAGGTGTCACGCAGACGTTCGGGAACGATTCAGAAGATCGACGCGATGTACGAGGTGGAAGGTTTTCCCGATGGAGAGGACAGCATGACCCCGAAGCACCGCATCAAGCGCTCGGCCATGGGCCGGACGGTCGGCCGCGCGTTCCGCTGGATCGACGACTGGACCGTCGAGGCGTTCAACCCGATCTACCCGCACCACAAGCGCAGGTCGTGAGCGGCCGGGGCTGAACCCCGACCGCTCACGAGCCTTCGGCAGCGTCGCCGGGGCTCCGCTTTCGGACGCGCGGCGTTCGAGAGCATTTGCTTCCCCTGGCCGCGACCGGCTGCGGAACCGGAGCTAGTGCACTTCCCCTGCGGGCTTCTCCTCAGTGGCAACGTCCTCCGGTACGACCAGCGGCTTGGTGAACGTCCAGACCGCGAACACCGCGGACAGCACGAGCATCCCGATGCCGGACCACAGGTTGATGTTGAGCCCGTCCGCCTTCGCGAGGTCCGCGTCGGTGGTGAACGCGAGGCCCACGATCGTGAGCACGATCCCGTAGACGCCGAACAGCACGGCGATGATCAGGCGGAGGTCGAACAGACCCGCCTTGTGACCCTTCTCAGCCATGTCGCCTCCCTCAGCCGAAGATGATGTAGAGCGCGGTGGTCAGGACGAGCACACCGCCGCCGAGCAGCGCGGGCGAGCGGTACCAGCCCGCGTCGTCGCCGGTGGTGGAGTGCGTGCGGTCCGCCTTCGGCGTGAGGCTGTAGACCAGACCGCCGAGCTGCTCCTCCGGCACGGGTTTCGTGAACATCGTGACGACGACGCTGACCACGATGTCGAGCACGAACGCCACGCTGGCGCCGACGAAGCTGGCGCCCTGGCCCGGCAGGTCGAGCACGCCGAGCAGCTTCGGGTCCGCCATCACGAAGATCGCGACGGCGCCGAGCGTGCCCGCCACCAGGCCGATCCAACCGGCCGCCGCGGACATCCTCTTCCAGAACATGCCGAGGATGAACGTGGCGAACAGGGGCGCGTTGAAGAACGAGAACAGCGCCTGGATGTAGTCCATGATGTTGCCGTAGCCGGACGCGATGAACGCGGTGCCGATCGCGATGATCGTGCCGCCGATCGTCGCCAGTCGACCGACCCGCAGGTAGTACTCGTCCGGGCGGTCCTTCTTGACGTAGTCCTGCCACAGGTCGTAGGTGAAGACCGTGTTGAACGAGCTGACGTTCGCCGCCACACCGGCCATGAACGACGCCAGCAGGCCCGTGATCGCGATGCCGAGCATGCCGTTGGGCAGCAGCTCGCGGATGAGCAGCGGCAGCGTCTCGTTGTAGGTGATGCCCGCCGCGTCGCCGCCCTCGTTGAGCGCCTGCACCTGCGGGATCACCACGGCGGCGATCATGCCGGGGATGATGATGATGAACGGGATCAGCGCCTTGGGGAACGCGCCGATGATCGGCGTGCGCCGGGCGGCGGACATGCTCTTCGCCGACAGCGCGCGCTGCACCTCGGCGAAGTTCGTCGTCCAGTAGCCGAACGACAGCACGAAGCCGAGGCCGAACACGATGCCGATGACGCTGAGCACCGGGTTGGAGATGCCGGTCAGCTCGGTGGCGGGCCAGGCGCTCATCTCCTCGCCCGCGCCCTTCGCGGTCAGCTTGTCGACCAGGCCGTTCCAGCCGCCGACCTTGTGCAGGCCGACGATCGTCAGCGGCAGCAGCGCCGCGACGATCACGAAGAACTGGAGCACCTCGTTGTAGATGGCGGCGGACAGGCCGCCCAGGGTGGTGTAGGTCAGCACGACCAGCGCCGCGATCACGATCGACAGCGGGATCGGCCAGCCCAGCAGCAGGTTGAGCAGCAGCGCCAGCGCGTAGAGGTTGACGCCCGCGATCAGCACCTGGGCCAGCGCGAAGCTCAGCGCGTTGACGAGGTGCGCGCCGGTGCCGAAGCGGCGGCGCAGGAACTCGGGGACGCTGCGCACCTTCGAGCCGTAGTAGAACGGCATCATGACCAGGCCGAGGAACACCATGGCCGGGATCGCGCCGATCCAGTAGTAGTGCACGGTCGGCAGGCCGTACTGGGCGCCGTTGGCCGCCATGCCGAGCAGTTCGATCGCGCCGAGGTTCGCGGAGATGAACGCCAGGCCCGTCACCCAGGCCGGGAGCGATCGTCCGGAGAGCAGGAAGTCCAAACTCGTGGACACCGAGCGTCTCGCCATGACGCCGATGCCGAGGACCACCGCGAAGTAGACCACCAGCAACACGAAGTCGAGCGGATTCGCGTCGAGCCGAAGATCCGCCTGAGCCAGTACGGGCACCCTCGCCCACCTCCCAAACGAGCCGACCAAACCAACAAACTCAAACAAAGACCATCAGAAGTGGACGCTACAGGAGAGCGTTGACACCGCCTGGACGGGACGCTAGTTCACCTCGGACCTGCGCGCCGATCAGTGATCGACCGTTCGGGATTTGAACGCGACACCGCACATCCCCGTACTTCCCCACGAAGCCCCGCCACAGTGACGTGAGGTGATCGGTGTGCCACTCCTGACCGCGAACGGTGCCGCGTACTCGGCACGGGAACTGACGCCATGGGAACTGGACGAGTACACCCGCGGTGGTGGCTACGACGTCCGGTTCCTCATCCGCGGCATCGGCTACCCCGCGAGCCCCAAGTGCGTCAGCCACTACCCCGGCTCGCTCGACCGCCACCGCGCGGCGGGCCGGATCGTGCTGCTGCGCCACCGCGTCGGCGTGGACGACTTCGCGGGCGGGTGGGAAGCGGGCCAGGCGCACGCCCGCGCCGCGCTCGCCGACGCCCGCATCGAGGGCTACCCCGAGAACCTCCCGCTGATCTTCACCTGCGACCGCAGGCTCGACGAGGTCGACCGCGACGAGATCCCGCTCTCCACCGCGCTGTCCTACCTGGACGGCGTCGCGGACGTCATCGGCTTCGACCGCACCTGGTGCTCCGGCTACGCCGACCTCGTGCACGTGGCGCAGGACATCAGCGCCGCCGCGGGCTTCGTGCTGCGCGGCCCGGAGACGGGGATGCGCGACGGGATCGCGTTCCACCGGTCCGACGGCGAACGGATCTTCCCCGGCCGGATCGAGGCCGACCTGCTCAAGGCGTACATCGATCTCGACGCCTTCGAAGGAGACGAATTCCCCATGGGACTCGAGCAGTGGCAGCAGGAGCGGATGTACGACCGGATCATGTCGATGAGCGCCGGGGTGGCCGGGGAGTCGTTCAACGGCGCCCAGTTCGAGCACCACGAGCACCGGCTGACCGTCATCGACCAGAAGCTCGACGTCATCGGGGGCGTCCTGACCCGGCTGGCCATGCGCGACGGCGGACTGGACCTCACCGACGACGAGACGGCCATGCTCGCGTCGAGGCTCGGCTCACCCACGACGTCGGACCTCGCGGACCTGGCCGACCACCTGTCCATGCACCTCGACCTCGGTCGCGACACCGTGTACCGGGTGCTGGAGGAGCTCTACCAGCCGTCGACCGTGCGGGTCATGAAGCCGCGCAGACCCGCGCACGCCGCCGACGACATGTCCGGGCAGGCGTCCTGACCGCCGGACCCCATCCGAGTCGGGGGACTCGACGAGGTGAGGCGCCATGACGACCTACTGGGTGATCTCGGCACTGCTCGTCGCCGCGGCGGCGGCCGCCGCCGCGGCGTTGACCCACCAGTACCACCGGAGGCGGATCAGGAGGCGGACCGTCGCCAGGGTGCGCGAGGCCGTCTCGAAGTGGCTGCACCCCGCCCCGGTGTTCCGCTACCTGCGGACCCCTGAACAGCAGCAGGCCGGTTGAGTTCGGCGGCCTCCCGCCCGACCACCGCGGGTCGTCGGCCCCGCCACCCGGCCGTCCCCCAGTCAGAGAGGTCAACCACCCCATGCTCCCCACCCGGACATCCCCCACAGCTCCCCCTCCGACGTCCTCGTCGCGCTCGCCCTTCCCGGCGCCGGGGGACCGCAGACACCTTGGACGGGACATGACAGCAGGTCCACGCGAACGGCTGATCGACAGCACCATCGCCCTGATCCGCAGGCGCGGCGTCCACGCGACCGGCCTGACGGACCTGCTCAACCACAGCGGCACCGCGAGGCAGTCGATCTACCAGCACTTCCCCGGCGGCAAGGCGGAACTCGTCGAGCAGGCCACCCAGGAAGCGGGCCGCCAGATGGTGGCGCTGCTGGACACCCTCGGCGACGACCCGCTGGTGCTGGTCGACAGCCTCATCTCCTGGTGGGAGCAGCAGCTGGCGTCCTCGTCCTACGACGCGGGCTGCCCCATCGTCGCCGCCGCCCTCTCCCCCACCCCGGCCGCGGGCCGCGTGTTCGCCGCCTGGGAGAACCGCCTCAGCGGCGTCCTCGTCCAGTCCGGCCTCGACCAGACCGTCGCCGCGTCCCTGTCCACGTTCACCCTGAGCGCCCTCGAAGGCGCCATCGTCCTGTCCCGCGCCGCCCAGTCGACACGCCCCCTGGACGAGGCCCGCACCCAGCTCACCCTGCTGCTGAAGGCCCACCTCGGCCCCCGCGCCACCACCGCTCCCCGCCCGCACCCCGACGCCGACGACGCGCCCATGACCGCCCCGATCCCGGTGCTGCGCGGCTACCAGCAGCCCGTCGACCTCGGGGAACGCCGCGACAACCCGCACGGCTGACCCGACCCGCCACCCCGGCCGCGGGTCGGGGACGTTCGGCTCCGCGTTCCCGTGCGGGGGAGGCGGAACGAACCGGTGGCGCCGGGCTAGAAGAGCCGGAGATGGCCCGACTCGATGCCGCGCAGCTCGTCGTAGTCCAGGACCACGCAGCGGATGCCCCGGTCCTCGGCCAGCGTGCGGGCCTGCGGCTTGATCTGCTGTGCGGCGAAGATGCCGCGCACGGGCGCGAGGAGCGGGTCGCGGTTGAGGAGTTCGAGGTAGCGGGTGAGCTGCTCGACGCCGTCGATGTCGCCCCGGCGCTTGATCTCCACGGCGACGGACGCGCCGGTGCGGTCGCGGCACATCAGGTCGACCGGGCCGATGGGGGTGGGGAACTCGCGGCGCACCAGCGACCAGCCCTCGCCGAGGGTGTGGACGTGCTCGGCCAGCAGCTTCTGCAGGTCGGCTTCGACGCCGTCCTTCACCAGACCCGGTTCGCGGCCCAACTCGTGCTTGGAGTCGTGCATCACCTCTTCCAAGGTGATGATCAGCTTCTCGCCCGCCTTGTTCTGGACGATCCACATGCCGGGGTCCTCGATGAGCCAGCACGGCGGGCTCATCCAGTTCAGCGGCTTGAACGCGCGGTCGTCGGAGTGGATCGACACCGACCCGTCCGCTTTGATCAGCAGGAGCCGGTTGGCCATGGGCAGGTGGGCCGTGAGCCGTCCGACGTAGTCGACCTGGCAGCGGGCGATGACAAGGCGCACCCGCGACAGGCTACGGGGTGGTCGGGGAGATCAACAGGCAGGTGTCGTTCCCCTCGGGGAAACCCCGGTGGGGGCCTTGGTGGTGTACTTCGACCAAGGACTACGGCCCCGGCATAGGGAGAGTGACTTGGACACGCTCGGATCCCGCGAGGTGTACTCGAACGCGTGGATGACGGTCCGCGAGGACCCGATCCGCCGCGCGGACGGCAGCACCGGCATCTACGGCGTGGTGGACAAGCCGGACTTCGCGCTGATCATCCCGTTGGACGGGGAGCGCGTGCGGCTGGTCGAGCAGTACCGCTACCCGATCGGCATGCGCCGCTGGGAGTTCCCGCAGGGCACCGCGCCCGACCGCAATGAAGAGGTGCCCGCCGTGCTGGCCGAGCGCGAACTGCGCGAGGAAACCGGGCTGCGGGCGGGGAAGATGGTCGAACTCGGCGTGCTGGACGTGGCTCCGGGCATGACGAGCCAACGCGGCCGCGTCTTCCTCGCCACGCGGCTCGT
This window contains:
- the dhaM gene encoding dihydroxyacetone kinase phosphoryl donor subunit DhaM; this encodes MTTRVGLVLVSHSKRLAEGVAELAAQMAPDVAVIAAGGDGDGGLGTDYAIVAGAAVEADSGAGVVVLYDLGSARMVADMVAEDAEEGQVVVVDAPLVEGAVAAAVSAQGGAGLAVVARAAGGAAPGAPNPPARPSLRLVTNASRLDVVLTNEVGLHARPSALLARTVAGLDADVVVRFGGEEADATSVLALMALGARGGAHIEVVASGKDADEALRRVEELAERGFDG
- the dhaL gene encoding dihydroxyacetone kinase subunit DhaL: MACSAHGVAVVMRAASQMLEEHRVELSTLDREIGDGDHGENMNRGFGALVAALERDAPDSPGGVLKLVATTLISKVGGAAGPLYGTAFLRAATAVKDASELDAGLVAKALRAALDGVIARGKAERGDKTMVDALLPAVQAAEEAAERGEDVPVLLRVAADAAAEGADSTVLVLARKGRASYLGERSIGHMDPGARSTALLLRTFADVASGAR
- the dhaK gene encoding dihydroxyacetone kinase subunit DhaK yields the protein MKKIINDPSTVVEESLRGMASAHPDLIRVQLDPAVVVRADAPVSRKVAVISGGGAGHEPMHGGFVGKGMLDAACPGHVFTSPTPDQVQAALAMTDGGVGALLIVKNYTGDVLNFETAAELAEADDIEVRTVVIDDDVAVTDSLYTAGRRGVGGTLLLEKVVGAAAERGVDLDGCEALARKVIGQVRSMGLALASGIVPHAGVPGFTLADDEIELGIGIHGEPGRRRVPLGTADEMVKSLLDPILEDLPFAEGDRVLLFTNSMGGTPLIELYLAHGIAERLLAERGIVVERRLVGPFVTSLEMQGMSLTLLRLDDELVDLWDAPVHTAALRWGV
- a CDS encoding aldehyde dehydrogenase family protein codes for the protein MTQTAPAGSDSAESAVVDAESRFASLDPRTGEVVGHHPVHTAADVSAAVLGARSAAVTWAELGFDGRRTRLDAWRKLLVRRLDEFQALISSETGKSADDARTEVTLVVEHMHWATRNASRVLGKRRVSPGMLMYNHAASLEYKPLGVIGVIGPWNYPAFTPMGSISYALAAGNAVVFKPSEYTPGVGEFLARTFVEAAPEHASVFQVVTGFGETGAALCQAGVDKVAFTGSTPTGKRVMAACAGTLTPVLVECGGKDALIVADDADVKAAASAAVWGGIFNAGQSCAGVERVYVAEAVADEFIELVTRQASKLRPGGEPNATFGPITMPRQVEIIQAHVQDALDRGGRAVVGGLDSIRPPYVEPIVLVDVPEDSLAVTEETFGPTLVITRVPDADEGVRLANALRYGLGGSVFSRARGEELARKMRCGMVSVNAVLAFAAMPGLPFGGIGDSGFGRIHGDDGLREFATPQAVTRLRFRAMLNPMTYDRGSRTVRHVVRLARLLYGR
- a CDS encoding sodium:solute symporter family protein, coding for MPVLAQADLRLDANPLDFVLLVVYFAVVLGIGVMARRSVSTSLDFLLSGRSLPAWVTGLAFISANLGAIELLGMAANGAQYGLPTVHYYWIGAIPAMVFLGLVMMPFYYGSKVRSVPEFLRRRFGTGAHLVNALSFALAQVLIAGVNLYALALLLNLLLGWPIPLSIVIAALVVLTYTTLGGLSAAIYNEVLQFFVIVAALLPLTIVGLHKVGGWNGLVDKLTAKGAGEEMSAWPATELTGISNPVLSVIGIVFGLGFVLSFGYWTTNFAEVQRALSAKSMSAARRTPIIGAFPKALIPFIIIIPGMIAAVVIPQVQALNEGGDAAGITYNETLPLLIRELLPNGMLGIAITGLLASFMAGVAANVSSFNTVFTYDLWQDYVKKDRPDEYYLRVGRLATIGGTIIAIGTAFIASGYGNIMDYIQALFSFFNAPLFATFILGMFWKRMSAAAGWIGLVAGTLGAVAIFVMADPKLLGVLDLPGQGASFVGASVAFVLDIVVSVVVTMFTKPVPEEQLGGLVYSLTPKADRTHSTTGDDAGWYRSPALLGGGVLVLTTALYIIFG
- a CDS encoding TetR/AcrR family transcriptional regulator, whose protein sequence is MTAGPRERLIDSTIALIRRRGVHATGLTDLLNHSGTARQSIYQHFPGGKAELVEQATQEAGRQMVALLDTLGDDPLVLVDSLISWWEQQLASSSYDAGCPIVAAALSPTPAAGRVFAAWENRLSGVLVQSGLDQTVAASLSTFTLSALEGAIVLSRAAQSTRPLDEARTQLTLLLKAHLGPRATTAPRPHPDADDAPMTAPIPVLRGYQQPVDLGERRDNPHG
- the nucS gene encoding endonuclease NucS translates to MRLVIARCQVDYVGRLTAHLPMANRLLLIKADGSVSIHSDDRAFKPLNWMSPPCWLIEDPGMWIVQNKAGEKLIITLEEVMHDSKHELGREPGLVKDGVEADLQKLLAEHVHTLGEGWSLVRREFPTPIGPVDLMCRDRTGASVAVEIKRRGDIDGVEQLTRYLELLNRDPLLAPVRGIFAAQQIKPQARTLAEDRGIRCVVLDYDELRGIESGHLRLF
- a CDS encoding NUDIX hydrolase codes for the protein MDTLGSREVYSNAWMTVREDPIRRADGSTGIYGVVDKPDFALIIPLDGERVRLVEQYRYPIGMRRWEFPQGTAPDRNEEVPAVLAERELREETGLRAGKMVELGVLDVAPGMTSQRGRVFLATRLVEGFHEREHEEQDMRSAWFPRGEFEAMIIRGDITDAQSIAAYTMLLLHEHTQP